Part of the Mycolicibacterium mengxianglii genome is shown below.
CAGCACCACGTTGCACGCCGATCCGGAACCGGCCTGGCAGGAATTCCGCGCGCACCGGATGCTGACCGGCTTACTCGCCGAACGCGGCTTCAGCGTCGACGACCGTGCCGGCGGTCTGGACACCGCGTTCCACGCCCGCGTGGGTGACGGTCCGCTGCACGTCGCGTTCGTGGCCGAGTACGACGCGTTGCCCGGTCTTGGTCACGCCTGTGGGCACAACCTGATCGCGGCGTCATCGGTCGGGGCAGCCTTGATGGTGCAGGCCGCCGACACCGCCCGGGAGCTGACGGTGCACGTCATCGGCACGCCCGCAGAGGAGGGCGGCGGTGGAAAGATCACGATGCTGGATGCCGGCGAGTTCGACGGACTCGACGCCGCACTGATGATGCATCCGGGTCCGGTCGACGCGCCCCGGGCCGAGCCGATGGCGGTCGCCCATTGGCGGGTGTCCTACCGCGGCGTGAGCGCACATGCCGGCGCCTACCCGCACCTGGGCGTCAACGCCGCCGACGCGTTCACCGTGGCGCAGGTCGCGATCGGGCTGCTGCGGCAACAGCTGCCGCAAGGCGTCCGAGTCCACGGTGTGGTCACCGACGCCGGAACCGCACCCAACGCCATTCCCGACGAGGCCACCGGCCGCTGGTACGTGCGGGCCCGGACCCTGGCCGAGCTCGACGGCATCGAGCGGCGGATCCGGGCGTGCTTCGAAGCCGGCGCGCTGGCCACCGGCTGCACGGTGCAGGTCGAGCTGGAGTCGCCGCCCTACTCGGAGTTCCGTACCGACGACGAGCTGCTGGACCTGTTCGTCGGCAATGCAGCCGCTCTGGGTCGGGACATGACCGCTGAACCCCCCGCCGGCGCGGCAGCGATGAAAACGGCATCCACCGATATGGGCAATGTGTCCCAGGTGGTGCGCGCGATCCACCCGTATCTCGGCATCGGATCGCTGCCTGCGGTCAACCATCAGCGGGAGTTCGCTGCCGCCGCGGTGGGCCCGCAGGCGGAGGCCGCCTTGCGTGACGGTGCCACCGCGTTGGCGTGGACGGCGCTGGACCTGGCCGCCCGGTAAACTCGATCCCGCATCGCCCTTGCGCGGGAGAGTTCCGTGGCCGCCAGCCCCGGACGCCGAAGGAGCAACACCTCTCCGTCAACCTCTCAGGCCCCAGGACCGCGCCGGGCCCCGATGCCTCTGGAAAGTGGTGAGCCCCGCTCACCCGCCCATGGGGAAAGGCTGTGTCCGCCGATAGGCGGGACAGCCGAATCTCTCAGGCGCCCGGTACGGGTCGACGACAGAGGGAGGGGACGACCCGTCGCGTCCTGCTGCCTAGGAGTCCCATGGCCCACACCAATCCTCTGTTCGCCGACCGTCACATCGGGCCCGACTCGGCTGCCATCGACACGATGCTGGGTGTCATCGGGGTGAGCTCCCTGGAAGAACTTGCCGCCAAGGCGTTGCCCGCCGGCATCCTGGATGCGCTGAACGCCGACGGCACCGCGCCGGGCCTCGATCAGCTGCCGCCCGCGGTGTCCGAGCACGAGGCGCTGTCGCAGCTGCGGGTGATGGCCGACGCCAACACCGTCGCGGTGTCGATGATCGGGCAGGGCTACTACGACACACTCACTCCGCCGGTGTTGCTGCGCAACATCATGGAGAACCCCGCCTGGTACACCGCGTACACGCCGTATCAACCGGAGATCAGCCAGGGCCGCCTCGAGGCGATGCTGAACTTCCAGACCATGGTCGCTGACCTCAGCGGGCTCGACATCGCCAACGCCTCGATGCTCGACGAGGCCACCGCTGCCGCCGAGGCGATGACGCTGATGCAGCGTGCGGTGCGTGGCCCGGCGAAGCGACTGGCCGTCGACGTCGACGTGTTCGCGCAGACCGCGGGCGTGCTGGCGACCCGTGCGCAGCCGCTGGGCATCGAGATCGTCACCGCCGACCTACGCGACGGGTTGCCCGAGGGCGACTTCTTCGGCGTGATCACCCAACTGCCCGGGGCCAGTGGCCGGATCACCGACTGGAGCGCGCTGATCTCGGAGGCGCATGAGCGCGGCGCCCTCGTCGCCGTCGGGGCGGATCTGCTGGCCATGACGCTGCTGACTCCGCCCGGGGAGATCGGCGCCGACGTGGCGTTCGGCAGCGCGCAACGATTCGGGGTGCCGATGGGCTTCGGCGGCCCGCACGCCGGCTACCTGGCCGTGCACGCCAAGCACGCCCGGCAGTTGCCCGGCCGGCTGGTCGGGGTGTCAGTCGACGCCGACGGTGCGCCCGCCTACCGGCTCTCGCTGCAGACCCGCGAGCAGCACATCCGCCGCGACAAGGCCACCAGCAACATCTGCACCGCGCAGGTGCTGCTGGCCGTGATGGCCGCAATGTATGCCAGCTACCACGGTGCCGAAGGCCTGACGGGGATCGCCCGGCGGGTGCACAGCCAGGCCGAGAAGATCGCCGCCGCCCTCGGTGAGGCCGTGGTACACGACACGTTCTTCGACACTGTGCTGGCCCGGGTTCCCGGCCGGGCCGACGAGGTGGTCGCCGCGGCGAAGACCCTCGGCATCAACCTGTGGCGGGTGGACGCCGACCATGTGTCGGTGGCGTGCGACGAAGCCACCACCGATGCGCAGGTGGCCTCGGTGCTGCAGGCCTTCGGGGTCGAGGCACCGGACCCGGCGGCCGGCGTCGGCTCGGTCGAGATCGCCACCCGCACCTCGGAGTTCCTGACCCATCCCGCCTTCACCTCGCACCGCACCGAGACCTCGATGATGCGGTACCTGCGCTCGCTGGCCGACAAGGACCTTGCCCTCGACCGGACGATGATCCCGCTGGGGTCGTGCACGATGAAGCTCAACGCCGCCGCCGAGATGGAGTCCGTCACCTGGCCGGAGTTCTCCCGCCAACACCCCTTCGCCCCGGCCGGCGACGCCGCGGGCCTGCGCACGCTGATCGCGGAGGTGGAGTCGTGGTTGGTGGCCATCACCGGTTATGACGCGGTGTCCCTGCAGCCCAACGCGGGATCGCAGGGGGAGTACGCCGGGTTGTTGGCGATCCACGACTATCACGCCAGCCGCGGTGAGACCCATCGCGACGTGTGCCTGATCCCGTCGAGCGCGCACGGCACCAACGCCGCTTCGGCCGCGCTGGCCGGTATGCGGGTGGTCGTGGTGGCCTGCCGGCCCAACGGCGATGTGGACCTCGATGACCTGCGGGCCAAGGTGCAGACGCACGCCGCGAACCTGTCGGCGCTGATGATCACCTATCCGTCCACGCACGGGGTGTACGAGCACGACATCGCCGACATCTGTGCGGCCGTGCACGACGCCGGGGGACAGGTCTACGTCGACGGCGCCAACCTCAACGCTCTGGTGGGCCTGGCCCGCCCCGGCAAGTTCGGCGGCGACGTCAGCCACCTCAACCTGCACAAGACGTTCTGCATCCCCCACGGCGGCGGTGGTCCCGGAGTCGGCCCGGTGGCGGTACGCGCCCATCTGGCCGAGTTCCTGCCCGGTCATCCGCTGGCACCGGAACTGCCCGCCGGGCACGTGGTGTCGGCGGCTCCCTACGGTTCGGCCTCGATCCTGCCGATCACCTGGGCCTACATCGCGATGATGGGGGCATCGGGGCTGCGCGCGGCGACCCTGACAGCCATCGCGTCGGCGAATTACATCGCCCGCCGGCTCGATGAGTACTACCCGGTGCTCTACACCGGCGAGAACGGCATGGTCGCCCACGAGTGCATCCTGGATCTGCGCGGCATCACCAAAGCCACCGGCGTGACCGTCGACGATGTGGCCAAACGCTTGGCGGACTACGGGTTCCACGCACCCACCATGAGCTTCCCGGTGGCGGGAACGCTGATGGTCGAGCCCACCGAGAGCGAGAGCCTGGCGGAGGTGGACGCGTTCTGCGAGGCGATGATCGCCATCCGGGCCGAGATCGACAAGGTCGGGTCGGGTCAGTGGGGCGTCGACGACAACCCGCTGCGCAATGCCCCGCACACCGCAGAGTGCCTGCTCGTCGACAAGTGGGAGCACCCGTACACCCGGGAGGAGGCGGCCTACCCGTTGGGCAAGAACTACCGGCCCAAGGTGTGGCCGCCCGTGCGTCGCATCGACGGCGCCTACGGGGACCGCAACCTGGTGTGCTCGTGCCCCCCGGTGGAGGCGTTCGCCTGAGAACGACTTCGGCTACGCCCACCGCAAGGGTGGGCGTAGCCGAAGGTCGATCTTTACGCCGTGTGAGTGCGGGTCAGCTCAACACGGTGGTGAGCGCGGCCGTCATCTCCGGTGAACCCGACGACGGCACATTCTGGTACCTGCCACCGCTGAGCTGAGCCACCGACTCCCAGGTCGCGCGGTCGGGGTCGTCACCGACATTGATCACGTTGACCGCGACGGAACGTGCCGGGTCGGTGTTCGCCCGGACCAGATCCTGGAGGCCGGACGCGCCGAGGGACTGATCGCTGTGCGGACCCGCGGTGATCACCAGCACCGAATTCGTCTGTCCGGGACGGAAACCGGTACGTGCCTCGCCCAACACGTTGCGTAGC
Proteins encoded:
- a CDS encoding M20 family metallopeptidase, with product MSERKRLAQAQLQRDWDTIHGVSTTLHADPEPAWQEFRAHRMLTGLLAERGFSVDDRAGGLDTAFHARVGDGPLHVAFVAEYDALPGLGHACGHNLIAASSVGAALMVQAADTARELTVHVIGTPAEEGGGGKITMLDAGEFDGLDAALMMHPGPVDAPRAEPMAVAHWRVSYRGVSAHAGAYPHLGVNAADAFTVAQVAIGLLRQQLPQGVRVHGVVTDAGTAPNAIPDEATGRWYVRARTLAELDGIERRIRACFEAGALATGCTVQVELESPPYSEFRTDDELLDLFVGNAAALGRDMTAEPPAGAAAMKTASTDMGNVSQVVRAIHPYLGIGSLPAVNHQREFAAAAVGPQAEAALRDGATALAWTALDLAAR
- the gcvP gene encoding aminomethyl-transferring glycine dehydrogenase — its product is MAHTNPLFADRHIGPDSAAIDTMLGVIGVSSLEELAAKALPAGILDALNADGTAPGLDQLPPAVSEHEALSQLRVMADANTVAVSMIGQGYYDTLTPPVLLRNIMENPAWYTAYTPYQPEISQGRLEAMLNFQTMVADLSGLDIANASMLDEATAAAEAMTLMQRAVRGPAKRLAVDVDVFAQTAGVLATRAQPLGIEIVTADLRDGLPEGDFFGVITQLPGASGRITDWSALISEAHERGALVAVGADLLAMTLLTPPGEIGADVAFGSAQRFGVPMGFGGPHAGYLAVHAKHARQLPGRLVGVSVDADGAPAYRLSLQTREQHIRRDKATSNICTAQVLLAVMAAMYASYHGAEGLTGIARRVHSQAEKIAAALGEAVVHDTFFDTVLARVPGRADEVVAAAKTLGINLWRVDADHVSVACDEATTDAQVASVLQAFGVEAPDPAAGVGSVEIATRTSEFLTHPAFTSHRTETSMMRYLRSLADKDLALDRTMIPLGSCTMKLNAAAEMESVTWPEFSRQHPFAPAGDAAGLRTLIAEVESWLVAITGYDAVSLQPNAGSQGEYAGLLAIHDYHASRGETHRDVCLIPSSAHGTNAASAALAGMRVVVVACRPNGDVDLDDLRAKVQTHAANLSALMITYPSTHGVYEHDIADICAAVHDAGGQVYVDGANLNALVGLARPGKFGGDVSHLNLHKTFCIPHGGGGPGVGPVAVRAHLAEFLPGHPLAPELPAGHVVSAAPYGSASILPITWAYIAMMGASGLRAATLTAIASANYIARRLDEYYPVLYTGENGMVAHECILDLRGITKATGVTVDDVAKRLADYGFHAPTMSFPVAGTLMVEPTESESLAEVDAFCEAMIAIRAEIDKVGSGQWGVDDNPLRNAPHTAECLLVDKWEHPYTREEAAYPLGKNYRPKVWPPVRRIDGAYGDRNLVCSCPPVEAFA